The genomic region ATACTTTCCATTTATAAAGAGGTTGAGACATAAAGATTCATTACCGTCTAAAAATATTATTCTATTTTCAACACTCTCTAATGAGTCGTATTCCCCTCCTACACATTTCTTAAAAAAGGTTGAAACTATATCGTTACGAATAGTCCCAACCCTTAAGTAAACACTCGATTAACGGAATGATTGATCAAATCATTTTGATTGTGATGTATGACTACGGCTATCTGGTGTTTCATCGTTTTGATCATCATGATAAAGCGCTTCTTTTTTACGCAATTTTGCAAACAAATTTTGAGCTTTCAACTGTTCACTCTTTTGTTTGTCATCATTTTGATTAGACATTAGACTCACCTTTCTTTAGTCATTTCACTTCAAGGTTAACGCAAATTTTGATATAAAACAAGTGTACTCATTTAGTCATTTTGACCTTGATATGACTCGATTGGAAGCATTTTGATAGCGTGCCCCAGTTGATTAAGGTCGTAATATAAATCATGCTCAGTTGTGTATACCCTCATTTCACTATCTCCAAAATGATAAAGTAAAAATTGAGAATCTTGCTCTGCAATGAGGTAGTCTTGGTCATAACCCATGCGCGTCAATTCATGTACTTGCATAAACTCATATTTATCAATCCAACTAAAAATATTTCTCGCTTGAGCTCTTGGTATATTTCTAAATAAATCGTTATCTTCAAGAACATAACTTCTTCCCGCTACTGGAACTTTATACCCTTCTTCGTCATATGATTCAACTGCTATATCTTCTTTTAAAGGGTTCCATTCTTGTTGCCTTAAAGCTGGAATATATTTTAGAGAAATATAGAAAATACACAAAAGAAGTAATAAAATGATAAAAAAATTAAATAGCCTTTTCAATATAAGCCATCCTTTGGTAACAAATTTACTCCAATAAGTATAACGATAATCATATACTATTTCATCCTACTTGAGAATGAGTCGCCTCTAAAATTTGTCAGATGCATATACCTTTCGTTAATAGTAAAATAATAGTAAGGGAGTGATTATTTTGAGCTTATTGTATTTATTTTTAACTATTTTACTTGTAATTTTAATTTTTAGATTTAGCATTTCCCTAATAGGATTTATAATACGGTTAGCTATGGCATTAGTGATTTTATTTCTAAGCTATAAATTCATAATATGGCTCATAAATTATTTTCATTTATGGCCTTAAATTCGAATTGGCAATCGATTTGCTGATAATAGATAGAAGATGGTTTTACTTCTCATCATCCTCACTCATTATCGAAGTAAAATCGTCTTCTCCAATAATGATATGATCGAGTAGTTCAATACCCATAGCCTCACCACAAGATTTAAGGCGTTGTGTTGTTTGTATATCTGCTTGAGATGGTGTTAGGCTTTATCAAGAGTAAATTATGAAAAAAATGGTTTAAATCAATGTTCTTACTTTAAGTACATGTGTTTAACGTAAATGATAATTAGTTAAATATAAAAAGGTTATCCCAATCAATAGGATAACCTCTTTATACTTTACTTTATGGTTTGGATTCGCCACTTCAAAGAAGAAATGAAATCAGAGCATTGAATGTTCCATTTTCAAACAATATATAAATACCTAGCCCAATGAATACAATTGGTACAATCCAACGTTCATATTTCTCAATTGTTTCCGATATAAAATCGAAGGAAGCTAGACGGTAACTGACATAGCACAAAACTCCAACCATAATTAGAAAGACAATAGTGACAATAAAGATTTCAGACATACTTAAGGTCGTGAAGTACGGTATATAAATGGAAAAGTCATCCGCACTGGAAGCCAATACGATGAAAGTCATCGTCAAAAATAACTGATTAAATTTTCCAGAGGAGAATAAGGATAAAATGCTACTTTCATCTTCATCCTCTTCTCCTTTAATCCATATTTTCACGCCTAGGTAAAGTGGTAAAAGCCCAAGTAGTCCGATAACCCATTGCTGAGGAATTAAATTTACAACCCCCTGTGCAACTAAAAGACTTGCTCCTATCACAATTGCAGTCCCTATATATTGTCCTATCCAAATATGTTTTACCTGACCTTTTTTTACTTGCGAAAACAAAAGAATTAATATGACGAGATAATCAATTCCTGTTGCTACATATACCGCAGTAGCCGTCAGTATCGTCGCGATCATTTTATCATCTCCAATATTTTAGGGATAGGACTTTTCTTCAAAATGAAAAGTCCTTCCGTAAATTGCACACATATAGTACCTATTTATCCTTCACTCTCATCAGTCGCAAACTATTTAATGCTACCAAAATAGTGGCTCCCATATCGGAAAGAATCGCAATCCAAAGGGTTAGCCAGCCTGGAATAACCAATAGTAAGGCAATTATCTTAATTCCGATGGCAAACGTGATGTTCGCTTTGATGATATTTAGCGTTTTCCTGCTAAGTCTTACTGCAAATGGAAGCTTACTTAAATCATCTCCCATTAATGCAATATCAGCTGTCTCGATGGCAGTATCTGTTCCAGCACCGCCCATTGCAATGCCAACAGTGGATGCAGCAAGTGCAGGAGCATCATTGACGCCATCGCCAATCATAGCTACATTACCATGCTCGGCTTTCATTTTTTTAATATAGTCCAACTTATCCTGTGGCATCAATTCGGACTGAATATCAGAAACGCCTACATGAGCACCGATTGCTTCTGCGGTACCTTGATTATCACCTGTCAGCATAATTGTTTGCTTGATTCCTAACTGATGAAGTTTTTGAATCACATTTTTACTTGTTTCGCGGACCTCATCTGCTACAGCAATCACGCCGAGGATTGTTTGGTCCGTTCCAATAATCATGGCCGTTTTCCCTTGGTTTTGTAAAACTTTCACTTTATTTTCAAACTCAAGGCTAAAATCGGAAACATTTAATTCTTTAAAAAGCCTTGGACTGCCAATGTAATAGGTTGTTCCATCTATATTCCCTTGAATGCCCCGACCTGTAATAGAAGTGAAGTCCTCCACTCTAACATCGGAATAAGTAATATTATCTTGCTCTGCTTTCTTCATTATTGCTGAAGCAAGTGGATGTTGTGATCGATATTCTAAAGCTGTAATAATGGAAAACAGCTCTTTTTCTTCTACTTGATCATTTAACACTTTAAAATCTGTTACCACTGGTACACCTTTTGTCAGTGTTCCTGTTTTATCAAATGCGATTGCCTTAATGGCTCCTAATTCCTCTAGATAGACACCGCCTTTAATCAACACACCTTTTTTAGCTGCATTTCCAATTGCCGAGACAATCGAGATTGGAGTAGAAATAACTAATGCACACGGACATCCAACTACAAGTACCGCTAATCCTTGATAAACCCAAGTATCCCAACTTCCACCAAAGAATAAAGGTGGAACGACTGCAACGAGCGCCGCAATAACCATAATGATCGGCGTATAATATTTCGCAAATTTATCTACGAATGCTTGCGCTGGAGCGCGCTCCCCTTGTGCTTCCTCAACCAGATGAATAATCTTGGAGATGGTTGTATCCTCTACGTATTTGGTGATTTTTACTTCAAGTAGTCCCTCTTCGTTAAGCGTACCTGCAAATACTTCATCATCTACCGTTTTGGCAACAGGGACAGATTCTCCTGTTATAGCAGCCTGGTTGACAGCCGACACCCCATTTATAATGATCCCATCCATGGCAATTTTCTCCCCTGGTTTGACGATCATAATATCACCCACGGCGATATCGTCCACATGGATCATTATTTCCTGACCATTCCGCCTAACAAGTGCTTCTTTTGGGGCAATATCCATCAATGAACGAATGGACTGTCTTGCTCTATCCATAGAAAAACGTTCAAGTGCTTCACTGATTGCAAAGAGAATGACAACAATGGATGCCTCTGCCCATTCACCAATGATGGCAGCTCCAATAACTGCAACGGTCATCAGGGTTTTCATGTCGAAATCAAAGCGTATCAAATTTTGAAAACCAACTTTAAATAGTGAATATCCGCCAATTACAATCGAACTTACAAATAACATGGAAGTTACAAGGTTATCTTCTCCATTTACAAAGTGAGAAAGGTAACCAAAAGCAATCATTAATGTGGCAAACAGCAATGTGCTGTGTTTTTTATAAAACGGTATTTTCTCTTCTTTAGGAGCCTTAGTGTCTTCTTTGACCGCTTGTATCGATGGATTCGCCAGTTTTTCAGGAATTACCTTAAGATTCTCGAAAGCACCTGCTTTTTCAAGCTCTTCAACCGATGCATTTCCATATACATCAATTTTGGAAGCGCCAAAGTTCACTTTTGCATCCTGAACTCCAGCTAGTTGTTTTACATTTTTTTCAAACTTCCCAGCACAGTTTGCGCAAGAAAATCCCTCCACACGGTAAACATTTTTATCTTCTGTTACCACTGGTTCGACCCGTCTTCTAGCCTTCTCTGGTGCCACTTTAAGATTCTCGAAAGCACCAGCCTTTTCCAGATCTTCAACAGTTGCACTGCCAAAGACATCAATTTTGGAAGCTCCGAAATTGACTTTCGCATCATGCACCCCTGGTAGTTCCTTTACATTTTTTTCAAACTTCCCAGCACAATTCGCACACGAGAAACCCTCCACACGGTAAACCTGTTTATCTTCTGTTAATGTTTTTGTTGAACTATCCAATACTAGCAACCTCCCTTTGA from Staphylococcus felis harbors:
- a CDS encoding DUF4930 family protein, giving the protein MKRLFNFFIILLLLLCIFYISLKYIPALRQQEWNPLKEDIAVESYDEEGYKVPVAGRSYVLEDNDLFRNIPRAQARNIFSWIDKYEFMQVHELTRMGYDQDYLIAEQDSQFLLYHFGDSEMRVYTTEHDLYYDLNQLGHAIKMLPIESYQGQND
- a CDS encoding CadD family cadmium resistance transporter, which produces MIATILTATAVYVATGIDYLVILILLFSQVKKGQVKHIWIGQYIGTAIVIGASLLVAQGVVNLIPQQWVIGLLGLLPLYLGVKIWIKGEEDEDESSILSLFSSGKFNQLFLTMTFIVLASSADDFSIYIPYFTTLSMSEIFIVTIVFLIMVGVLCYVSYRLASFDFISETIEKYERWIVPIVFIGLGIYILFENGTFNALISFLL
- a CDS encoding cadmium-translocating P-type ATPase CadA is translated as MDSSTKTLTEDKQVYRVEGFSCANCAGKFEKNVKELPGVHDAKVNFGASKIDVFGSATVEDLEKAGAFENLKVAPEKARRRVEPVVTEDKNVYRVEGFSCANCAGKFEKNVKQLAGVQDAKVNFGASKIDVYGNASVEELEKAGAFENLKVIPEKLANPSIQAVKEDTKAPKEEKIPFYKKHSTLLFATLMIAFGYLSHFVNGEDNLVTSMLFVSSIVIGGYSLFKVGFQNLIRFDFDMKTLMTVAVIGAAIIGEWAEASIVVILFAISEALERFSMDRARQSIRSLMDIAPKEALVRRNGQEIMIHVDDIAVGDIMIVKPGEKIAMDGIIINGVSAVNQAAITGESVPVAKTVDDEVFAGTLNEEGLLEVKITKYVEDTTISKIIHLVEEAQGERAPAQAFVDKFAKYYTPIIMVIAALVAVVPPLFFGGSWDTWVYQGLAVLVVGCPCALVISTPISIVSAIGNAAKKGVLIKGGVYLEELGAIKAIAFDKTGTLTKGVPVVTDFKVLNDQVEEKELFSIITALEYRSQHPLASAIMKKAEQDNITYSDVRVEDFTSITGRGIQGNIDGTTYYIGSPRLFKELNVSDFSLEFENKVKVLQNQGKTAMIIGTDQTILGVIAVADEVRETSKNVIQKLHQLGIKQTIMLTGDNQGTAEAIGAHVGVSDIQSELMPQDKLDYIKKMKAEHGNVAMIGDGVNDAPALAASTVGIAMGGAGTDTAIETADIALMGDDLSKLPFAVRLSRKTLNIIKANITFAIGIKIIALLLVIPGWLTLWIAILSDMGATILVALNSLRLMRVKDK